Proteins encoded in a region of the Pyxidicoccus trucidator genome:
- a CDS encoding PaaI family thioesterase, with the protein MSDFTLPEDKAGRLERCSVFYTDVVPHNHALGLKLVDIGPAEATVELPYADFLVGNPETGVLAGGAVTTLIDASCGSAVFLKMGRFAPLVTLDLRIDYLRPARPGISLISVAECYRLTRQVAFVRALVHQGDKSNPVASAQGTFMSTEG; encoded by the coding sequence ATGTCGGACTTCACGCTTCCCGAGGACAAGGCAGGGCGTCTGGAACGCTGCTCGGTGTTCTACACGGACGTCGTGCCGCACAACCACGCGCTCGGTCTGAAGCTGGTGGACATCGGCCCCGCCGAGGCCACCGTCGAGCTGCCCTACGCGGACTTCCTCGTCGGCAACCCGGAGACGGGCGTGCTGGCCGGCGGCGCCGTCACCACGCTCATCGACGCCTCTTGCGGCTCCGCCGTGTTCCTGAAGATGGGCCGCTTCGCGCCGCTCGTCACCCTGGACCTGCGCATCGACTACCTGCGCCCCGCGCGCCCCGGCATCTCCCTCATCTCCGTGGCCGAGTGCTACCGGCTCACCCGACAGGTCGCCTTCGTCCGGGCGCTCGTGCACCAGGGTGACAAGAGCAATCCGGTGGCCTCCGCGCAGGGCACCTTCATGAGCACGGAAGGCTGA
- the lspA gene encoding signal peptidase II: MSPWYRLTLISLVLAGTVGCDQATKQLAISGLRGEPGQSFLGGLLRLSYAENPGAFLSLFGGLAGPARFWLLTAGVGALLLGMLVYLVTSGRLGRLHSLALALGVGGGLSNWLDRVLNDGRVVDFIIVGVGPVRTGVFNVADVAIMLGLGLFLLSARARSAADSGPPSPAA, translated from the coding sequence ATGAGTCCCTGGTATCGACTGACGCTCATCTCGCTGGTCCTCGCCGGAACCGTGGGCTGTGACCAGGCCACGAAGCAGCTGGCCATCTCCGGGCTCCGGGGAGAGCCGGGCCAGTCCTTCCTGGGCGGGCTCCTCCGGCTCAGCTACGCGGAGAACCCTGGCGCGTTCCTGAGCCTCTTTGGAGGGCTCGCGGGCCCCGCGCGGTTCTGGCTGCTCACGGCGGGAGTCGGGGCGTTGCTGCTCGGGATGCTCGTCTATCTCGTGACGAGCGGCAGGCTCGGGCGTCTCCACTCCCTCGCGCTCGCGCTGGGCGTCGGCGGGGGGCTGAGCAACTGGTTGGACCGCGTGCTGAACGACGGGCGCGTGGTGGACTTCATCATTGTCGGCGTGGGCCCCGTGCGCACCGGCGTCTTCAACGTCGCGGACGTGGCCATCATGCTCGGCCTTGGGCTGTTCCTGCTGTCAGCGAGAGCACGGAGTGCCGCGGACTCGGGCCCTCCCAGCCCCGCGGCCTGA